A single region of the Oncorhynchus keta strain PuntledgeMale-10-30-2019 chromosome 4, Oket_V2, whole genome shotgun sequence genome encodes:
- the LOC118378410 gene encoding protocadherin-20-like — protein MNWAVLLQNVLVTVHLRQILCYGSVRLSVPEEQEAGVRVGSIGSTFPPLYQLLTQFYLRVDQGTGDVYTTDNRMDREALCPDQLQAEECIVPHDAIVGPEAELVKFMVVVEDINDHAPHFDNTEIHLSVSEDVAVGASFLLDDQAEDRDMGSNGQLQYHLEGAGGFFSVTVEEEDEVAIFFLVVRQGLDREKQDLHEMTLVATDCGSTPLSATATLFIKVTDVNDNCPEITLGSTQKVVITEDTPRDTVVARVRATDLDLGPNAAITYSLSPKVSERARELFSLNSHTGLISLRGDLRDRHSDSVSDRGEEVVLKVLASGPHCPPADTQVTVSLLPAPYQENGIKIRFIAEHQNQTIVLQENQPPTVLALLELPGDTTSVRGSSYLSIEGEVPFSLSRQNGKYLLSTSKPLDYEVKSEYHVSVVMRGDVEEPAAYGFPRREIQVRVVDVNDNAPQFLQSHYLIDIEENNPPGAFLLKVRAQDADSGQNGQVTYKLDRPSHTAAAIALYRIDQNTGQLTVSVPLDREQQDVHRLTVVARDNGSPPLESSVMVTITVLDQNDNAPVFITPHFMFFIPENIPLLAQVGKVGVSDIDAGLNGDVEVRVVNSSGSPFVIDNAQGTLRCMADVDREKQDRYELDLLATDNGRPSPLTSVARVTVFIEDVNDNQPQVILPSSNLSCLTISTGTTTGTMVTKIYAIDKDSGLNSEITYTIAAREPPGTSTSSHHHSSSPFQLDARSGNVTLAQRLMGKDLGMHHLFIVVTDGGKPAPLHTTVWVNLLVNDTLEPCHLDTMPRSLPYRLAQTPSETPSEMPVCDRHTQLILLLGLGMMVASLCLFLATVVLYMKQRKRSRGEQQQRREINEENQIPLRIPERYFLERERGLF, from the exons ATGAACTGGGCTGTACTCCTTCAG AACGTGCTGGTCACAGTCCATCTCAGGCAGATCCTGTGCTACGGTTCTGTTCGGCTCTCGGTTCCAGAGGAGCAGGAGGCTGGGGTCCGGGTCGGGTCCATCGGGTCCACGTTCCCCCCCCTTTACCAGCTCCTGACCCAGTTCTACCTCAGGGTGGACCAGGGGACAGGGGATGTCTACACCACCGACAACAG GATGGACCGAGAGGCCCTGTGTCCTGACCAACTCCAGGCTGAGGAGTGTATCGTCCCACACGACGCCATCGTGGGCCCTGAGGCAGAGCTGGTGAAGTTCATGGTAGTAGTAGAGGACATCAATGACCACGCTCCTCACTTTGACAACACTGAGATCCATCTGAGTGTCTCTGAGGATGTGGCTGTAGGGGCCAGTTTCTTATTGGACGACCaggcagaggacagagacatgggaaGTAACGGACAGCTGCAGTACCACCTAGAGGGCGCCGGTGGGTTTTTCAGTGTGAcagtagaagaagaagatgaagtgGCCATTTTCTTTTTGGTTGTGCGACAAGGACTAGACCGCGAGAAGCAGGATCTTCATGAGATGACTCTAGTGGCAACAGACTGTGGTTCTACCCCACTAAGCGCCACAGCAACGTTATTCATAAAAGTGACTGACGTGAATGACAACTGCCCAGAGATTACCCTGGGCAGCACCCAGAAGGTGGTTATTACAGAGGACACACCCAGAGACACAGTAGTAGCCAGGGTCAGAGCCACAGACCTAGACCTGGGCCCCAACGCTGCCATTACCTACTCCCTCAGCCCCAAGGTCTCAGAACGGGCAAGGGAACTCTTCAGTCTGAACAGTCACACTGGCCTGATCAGCCTGAGAGGAGACCTCAGAGACCGCCACAGTGACAGTGTTagtgacaggggagaggaggtggtgtTGAAAGTGTTAGCCAGCGGCCCCCACTGCCCCCCTGCAGACACTCAGGTAACCGTATCCCTGCTCCCCGCTCCATACCAGGAGAATGGCATAAAGATCAGGTTCATAGCAGAGCATCAAAACCAGACGATAGTGTTGCAGGAAAACCAGCCCCCCACTGTCTTGGCTTTGCTAGAGCTACCGGGGGATACTACTAGTGTTAGAGGCTCATCGTATCTCTCCATTGAAGGAGAGGTGCCGTTCTCTTTGAGCCGGCAGAATGGCAAATACCTCCTGTCGACATCAAAGCCTTTAGACTACGAGGTGAAGAGTGAATATCATGTTTCTGTAGTGATGCGTGGTGATGTTGAAGAGCCTGCAGCTTACGGCTTCCCCAGGAGAGAGATCCAGGTGAGGGTGGTGGATGTGAATGATAATGCTCCACAGTTTCTCCAGAGTCACTATCTGATAGACATAGAGGAGAATAACCCCCCTGGGGCGTTTCTGCTGAAAGTTAGGGCGCAGGATGCAGACAGCGGTCAGAACGGGCAGGTCACTTACAAACTGGATCGACCATCACACACGGCGGCAGCGATAGCCCTTTATAGAATCGACCAGAACACAGGTCAGCTGACAGTTTCTGTACCACTGGACAGAGAACAACAGGATGTTCACAGATTGACAGTTGTAGCCAGAGATAACGGCTCTCCTCCATTAGAGTCCTCTGTGATGGTGACGATCACCGTCCTGGACCAGAATGATAACGCTCCTGTCTTCATCACCCCTCACTTCATGTTCTTCATCCCTGAGAATATACCTCTCCTGGCCCAGGTGGGGAAGGTGGGGGTGTCAGACATAGACGCAGGGCTTAACGGGGATGTGGAGGTGAGGGTGGTGAACAGCAGTGGCAGCCCCTTCGTCATAGACAACGCCCAGGGGACGCTGCGCTGCATGGCCGATGTCGACCGCGAGAAGCAGGACCGCTACGAGTTAGATCTGCTCGCCACCGACAACGGACGCCCGTCACCTCTGACCTCCGTCGCCAGGGTAACAGTGTTCATCGAGGATGTCAACGACAACCAGCCCCAGGTCATCCTTCCCAGCAGCAACCTGTCGTGTCTCACCATCTCCACTGGGACCACCACGGGCACCATGGTAACCAAGATCTACGCCATCGACAAGGACTCAGGGTTAAACTCGGAGATCACATACACCATTGCAGCGCGGGAACCACCGGGCACCTCTACATCATCCCATCACCACAGCAGCAGTCCCTTCCAGCTGGACGCTCGGTCTGGTAACGTGACCTTAGCCCAGAGGCTCATGGGTAAGGACCTGGGGATGCACCACCTGTTCATCGTGGTGACTGACGGTGGGAAACCAGCACCCCTCCACACCACCGTCTGGGTCAATCTGCTGGTCAACGACACCTTGGAACCATGCCATCTGGACACCATGCCCAGATCCCTGCCCTACAGACTGGCACAGACGCCCTCCGAAACCCCCTCCGAGATGCCCGTCTGCGACAGACACACTCAGTTGATCCTGCTGCTAGGCCTGGGCATGATGGTGGCCTCGCTCTGTCTGTTTCTGGCCACGGTTGTTTTATACATGAAACAGAGGAAGAGATCTAGAGGGGAACAACAGCAGAGGAGGGAGATAAATGAGGAGAATCAGATTCCTCTACGCATTCCGGAGAGATATTTCttagaacgagagagaggcttGTTCTGA
- the LOC127928748 gene encoding regulator of cell cycle RGCC-like: MSTENFRMPTDNFSDLELELTDLLQEFADVVEELREPSQSVPYAYERLLSEAKRRTGLGDEGSVVSDSGVEDNSDCSSEVSLGNSWNTSEEELHTAGITVTPKARMGDTEDLQRFIDSLDRELADM; the protein is encoded by the exons ATGTCTACAGAAAACTTCAGAATGCCCACAGACAACTTTTCAG ACTTGGAGCTGGAGCTAACTGATCTGCTCCAGGAGTTCGCTGATGTGGTTGAGGAGTTGAGAGAGCCTTCACAAAGCGTCCCGTACGCATACGAGCGGCTCCTGTCTGAAGCCAAACGGCGCACCGGGCTTGGGGACGAGGGCTCAGTGGTCAGCGACAGCGGCGTGGAGGACAATAGTGACTGCA gcAGTGAGGTGTCTCTGGGTAACAGTTGGAACACCAGCGAAGAAGAGCTCCACACTGCAGGCATAACAGTGACGCCCAAAG CCAGAATGGGAGACACAGAAGACCTACAGAGATTCATCGACAGTTTGGACCGGGAACTAGCTG